Proteins from one Gasterosteus aculeatus chromosome 11, fGasAcu3.hap1.1, whole genome shotgun sequence genomic window:
- the cramp1 gene encoding protein cramped-like isoform X4 — protein MTPGSREGIGVDGRTNPSRKPEGCDDDDDEEEEEEEEEEESGEQASEERSTKGDDDGVEVLNPSAAALSPGSAPVPPAGSAHSPPGRTGAGSTQSPQTSAESAPPCHDQHHFLRSSVRPPSKRIRKDSVGSGVNGHGGAKSKGAENGSSSQGTVGQSGPVVGSAGGVSKTSKGQGSAEKEEQAGNQKRARRQWESWSTEDKNSFFEGLYEHGKDFEAIQNNIAMKYKKRGKPANMVKNKEQVRHFYYRTWHKISKHIDFANVYSRVLKKSSQELYGLICYAELRKKVGGLMDDKNVSKLNELIQQGATTVRSKGRNLRIKAPMCRALKKLCDPDGVSDEEDQKPVRLPLKVAVELQPRSNHSWARVQSLAHNPRLRMVVELHRKVSSLIDYLKQKWAYQDQRILKSLMEREALEVGPSATVSPSKSQQDDLFLYPAESSTLTTLPGVARVVHSKASCTVHWLENGKNRPNAKELPAAQILGIHTAPALRTGPKSGRGGGAGASATALCDSRRTDPLNPEPSQDGSAKAEEKRPPPVSAPASSLQTVALGEEGTGTGPPEGGRICPGVKASGGSAATRSIEKSCGVTESSSEPCNEERSPGTSSPEANQTPPAKPSAPGPEEGMSQGCAPAARERAVEQIRGEGWSARDAENVTLAELYLMFGKPGKLQLEYEWQPTAGPLNSPENGPAQRKPIKTQHVLRCLLKLVSTEAAELCSTATSPHKAHQEEQSQALTPPGKGPVAGVRSPSCGRQPVSVRGTRLHLPAAGVSGGRNLPRSLLGAAASSDAESGVFAVPTTLPPNSSRHNRMFSPNKEAELALKQQLDSISMKSDLFLSRQRKPRNRQLRKPLVVQRTLLPRTTGDTPQHVCSFSILSNSSATGTGSFRPIHTRLGPSPRPLLSKASPAASSSAAASQLSSAIDLAAKSAGIIPGSPCRELNPPTADTGTLLHTAPIVDAETDAQLLQHSVPENGHPPPSPGLTGGGDSLLSPPSVASLLDISLPGPPEEALVPGEPQTHISDSIIELAINSAHYGEEAALSPAKLSNSDSSKLLASSPSTSPSRGWIPSPCHDPQWYPSDSSDSTLGCLLSSMVSPDKGKRTTLTPSGPSSGTALLGPSLLDCNSHDSFQSRGLPDVAEMDSQLACMMSESSVDYIARFNDLAQELAVTEPPIPPH, from the exons ATGACCCCGGGCTCCAGGGAGGGCATCGGCGTCGACGGGCGGACGAATCCGTCCAGAAAGCCCGAAGGttgcgacgacgacgacgacgaggaagaggaggaagaggaggaggaggaggagagcggagagcaGGCGAGCGAGGAGCGCAGTACAAAGGGGGACGACGACGGAGTGGAGGTTCTCAACCCGTCCGCCGCGGCTCTCAGCCCCGGTTCGGCTCCGGTTCCGCCGGCCGGCTCGGCGCACTCGCCGCCGGGCCGAACCGGAGCCGGCTCGACGCAGAGCCCGCAGACCTCGGCGGAGTCCGCCCCTCCGTGCCACGACCAGCATCATTTTCTGCGGTCGAGCGTCCGACCTCCGAGCAAGCGGATCCGGAAGGATTCGGTCGGCTCCGGCGTCAACGGACACGGCGGGGCGAAATCGAAAG GGGCAGAGAATGGCTCTTCTTCCCAGGGAACAGTCGGACAATCAGGGCCGGTGGTTGGCTCCGCAGGCGGAGTGTCGAAGACCTCCAAGGGCCAGGGGTCtgctgagaaggaggagcaagcCGGTAACCAGAAGAGAGCCCGTCGGCAGTGGGAGTCCTGGAGCACAGaggacaaaaacagcttttttgaGGGACTCTACGAG CATGGGAAGGACTTTGAGGCTATCCAGAACAACATTGCAATGAAGTACAAGAAAAGAGGCAAGCCAGCCAACATGGTGAAGAACAAGGAGCAGGTTCGCCACTTCTACTACCGGACCTGGCACAAGATCTCCAAGCACATCGACTTTGCGAATG TGTACTCCAGAGTGCTGAAGAAATCCTCTCAAGAACTCTACGGCCTCATCTGCTATGCCGAGCTGCGCAAAAAAGTTGGCGGGT TAATGGATGATAAGAACGTGTCAAAGCTGAACGAACTAATCCAGCAAGG GGCCACCACGGTGCGCTCCAAAGGGAGGAACCTGCGGATCAAAGCCCCCATGTGCCGAGCACTGAAGAAACTTTGTGACCCAGACG GAGTGAGTGATGAGGAGGACCAGAAGCCCGTGCGTCTCCCCCTGAAGGTGGCCGTGGAGCTGCAACCACGCAGCAACCACTCCTGGGCCCGCGTCCAGAGTCTAGCCCACAACCCGCGCCTCAG GATGGTGGTGGAGCTCCACAGGAAAGTCTCCAGCCTCATTGATTATCTGAAACAGAAGTGGGCATACCAGGACCAGCGCATT CTTAAAAGTCTCATGGAGAGGGAGGCTCTGGAGGTCGGCCCGTCCGCCACAGTCTCTCCCAGCAAATCCCAGCAGGACGATCTCTTTCTCTATCCTGCTGAGAGCAGCACTTTGACCACACTGCCTGGTGTGGCACGTGTTGTTCACTCGAAGGCCTCCTGCACAGTACACTGGCTGGAGAACGGCAAGAATCGGCCTAATGCCAAGGAGTTGCCCGCCGCCCAGATTCTGGGCATTCACACCGCTCCGGCACTTCGGACCGGCCCCAAATCTGGACGGGGAGGCGGCGCCGGTGCTTCAGCGACCGCGCTGTGTGATAGTCGTCGAACTGACCCCCTTAACCCCGAGCCTTCACAAGACGGCTCTGCAAAGGCCGAGGAGAAGAGACCTCCGCCTGTTTCTGCCcctgcttcctctctgcagacTGTGGCTCTTGGGGAGGAGGGAACGGGGACAGGACCCCCTGAAGGGGGAAGGATCTGTCCTGGCGTGAAGGCCAGTGGTGGTTCCGCAGCGACCAGAAGCATTGAGAAGTCGTGTGGTGTCACAGAAAGCTCATCGGAGCCATGCAATGAGGAGCGGAGCCCCGGCACGTCTTCCCCAGAGGCCAACCAGACTCCCCCGGCCAAACCTTCAGCCCCCGGCCCGGAGGAGGGAATGTCGCAGGGCTGCGCCCCGGCAGCCAGGGAGCGGGCCGTCGAGCAGATCAGAGGGGAGGGCTGGAGCGCGCGGGACGCCGAGAACGTCACCCTGGCTGAGCTCTACCTGATGTTCGGGAAGCCGGGCAAGCTGCAGCTGGAGTACGAGTGGCAGCCCACCGCAGGTCCTCTCAACAGCCCAGAAAACGGACCAGCTCAGCGCAAGCCCATCAAGACGCAACACGTTCTGCGCTGCCTGCTCAAGCTGGTTTCCACCGAG GCTGCAGAGCTGTGCTCCACAGCTACATCGCCACACAAGGCCCATCAAGAGGAGCAAAGCCAGGCCCTCACGCCCCCGGGGAAAGGCCCCGTAGCAGGTGTTCGCAGCCCCAGCTGTGGCCGGCAGCCGGTCTCTGTCCGAGGAACCCGGCTGCACCTGCCAGCTGCCGGAGTCTCAG GTGGACGCAACCTTCCTCGTTCTCTGCTGGGAGCGGCGGCGAGCAGCGACGCCGAGAGTGGCGTGTTTGCGGTTCCCACCACGCTGCCCCCCAACAGCTCGCGGCACAACAGAATGTTTTCCCCCAACAAGGAAGCAGAGCTCGCCCTCAAGCAGCAGCTCGACTCCATCAGT ATGAAGTCGGATCTTTTCCTTTCCAGACAGAGAAAACCTCGAAACAGACAACTCCGGAAACCACTTGTCGTTCAG CGAACACTTCTACCGCGAACCACAGGAGACACTCCCCAGCACGTCTGCTccttctccatcctctccaaCTCCTCTGCCACAG GAACTGGATCTTTCCGGCCAATCCACACTCGCCTGGGTCcttccccccgccccctcctgtcGAAAGCTTCCCCTGCAGCGTCCAGCTCTGCAGCGGCCAGCCAGCTCTCCA GTGCCATTGACCTGGCTGCTAAGTCTGCAGGAATCATCCCTGGCAGTCCCTGCCGGGAGCTGAACCCTCCCACTGCTGATACCGGCACCCTGCTCCACACCGCGCCCATTGTTGATGCTGAAACCGACGCCCAACTCCTCCAGCACAGCGTCCCAGAG AATGGTcaccctccaccttctcctggACTGACTGGTGGTGGggactctctcctctctccacccAGCGTGGCCTCGCTGCTGGACATCTCCCTCCCAGGCCCCCCCGAGGAGGCTCTGGTCCCCGGAGAACCTCAGACGCACATCAGTGACTCCATCATCGAGCTCGCCATCAACTCTGCCCACTATG GCGAGGAGGCCGCGCTCTCTCCAGCCAAGCTGAGCAACAGCGACTCCTCCAAGCTGTTGGCCTCGTCTCCCTCCACCAGCCCCTCCAGAGGCTGGATCCCGTCGCCCTGCCACGACCCCCAGTGGTACCCCAGCGACTCGTCTGACTCCACACTGGGATGTCTCCTCT CCAGCATGGTTTCTCCTGATAAGGGCAAGCGGACCACCCTAACCCCGTCCGGCCCCTCCAGCGGCACGGCTCTGCTCGGTCCCAGCCTCCTGGACTGCAACTCCCATGATTCCTTTCAGTCCCGTGGCCTTCCTGATGTGGCAGAG ATGGACTCTCAGCTCGCCTGCATGATGAGCGAGAGCAGCGTGGACTACATCGCTCGCTTCAACGACCTCGCCCAAGAGCTGGCAGTGACCGAGCCCCCCATCCCACCACACTGA